From a single Parambassis ranga chromosome 2, fParRan2.1, whole genome shotgun sequence genomic region:
- the LOC114432437 gene encoding uncharacterized protein LOC114432437, producing the protein MPDINVCLEALSVLCGCRVESSSSESMLTTQDLVNIVALREYYKQQGFKELEYYTSIGTLSLQDGDDLDMYSSPPALTEGPGPSLQTTVKINPEDFFHSQYNYDFTNIKDGDKKFLRGNEQYVRPCGWNRVALRVTQKYDGGDTWLGTAKDAWPVSYHGYNMDGSLILSHEGKPDDEPKFLDAAAACLVNPETRGKGVYSTPDIKMAEKYCKRFKSKVDGKTYQVVLQNRINPEKRKTCQRENIWVVYIPEGSTDIKTRAIVQESIRPYGLLLKQV; encoded by the exons ATGCCGGACATCAACGTGTGCCTGGAGGCCCTGTCTGTGCTCTGCGGCTGCAGGGTGGAGTCGTCCAGCAGCGAATCCATGCTCACGACGCAGGACTTGGTCAACATCGTGGCCCTCAGGGAGTACTACAAGCAGCAGGGCTTTAAAGAGCTAGAGTACTACACCAGCATAGGGACTCTGTCCCTGCAGGACGGGGACGACTTGGACATGTACAGCTCCCCGCCGGCGCTGACTGAGGGGCCTGGGCCGAGCCTCCAGACCACGGTGAAGATCAACCCCGAGGACTTTTTCCATTCTCAGTACAACTACGACTTCACCAACATAAAG GACGGAGACAAGAAGTTCCTGCGTGGTAACGAGCAGTACGTTCGTCCCTGCGGCTGGAACCGCGTCGCTCTGCGCGTCACGCAGAAGTATGACGGCGGGGACACCTGGCTGGGGACGGCGAAGGACGCCTGGCCCGTGTCCTACCACGGCTACAACATGGACGGCTCCCTCATCCTGTCCCATGAGGGGAAGCCGGACGACGAGCCGAAGTTTCTGGATGCTGCCGCCGCCTGTCTGGTCAACCCTGAGACCAGGGGCAAGGGGGTGTACTCCACCCCAGACATCAAGATGGCAGAGAAGTACTGCAAGAGGTTCAAGTCCAAAGTGGACGGGAAGACGTACCAAGTGGTTCTCCAGAACCGCATCAACCCGGAGAAGAGAAAGACGTGCCAGAGGGAGAACATCTGGGTGGTGTACATCCCCGAGGGCAGCACCGACATCAAGACCAGGGCCATCGTGCAGGAGTCCATCCGTCCATACGGGCTGCTGCTGAAGCAGGTCTGA